CCTACGTGAAGGCCCATTACCCGGCCGAGTTCATGGCCGCCATCATCACCTCGGAAGTGTCCAACACCGACAAGATCCTGGCCCATGTCAGCGCCTGCCGGGACATGGACATCGAAGTCCTGCCCCCGGACGTGAACCGGAGTTTCAACGAATTCACCGTCGAGGGCGAGTCCATCCGCTACGGTCTTTCCGGCATCAAGGGCGTGGGCGAGGGGGCTGTCGAGTCCATCGAGGAGGAACGGGAGAAGGGCGGGGATTTCACCAGTCTGCTTGATTTCTGCCAGCGCGTGAATCTGCGCAAGGTCAACAAGAGGGTGCTCGACTCCCTCATCAAGTCGGGAGCCATGGACAGCTTCGGGTGCTCGCGGCGGGCGCTGCTGGAGGGCCTCGACAAGGTCCAGGCCATGGCCCAGAAGCGGGCCAAGCGCAAAACCTCCGGCCAGCTCTCGTTCATGGGCATGGTGGAAGAGAACACCTGCAATCTGACGGGGCTGGGCATCGAGGACGAAGAGGCCGTTCTGCCGGAATTCGGGGATGACGAGAAATGCCGCATGGAGAAGGAGGCTTTCGGATTCTTCCTCATCGGCCATCCGTTGCAGCCCTTCCGCCAGGAGATCAGGCGGCTCGGCTATCCGTCCCTGGCGCAGTGCGCAGACATGACGGAGAAGTCGCCCGTGCAGGTGCCTGTCCTGGTCACGTCGATGAAGACCATCAATACCAAGAAGGGCGACCGCATGGCCTTTTGCGGCATCGAGGATCTGAGCGGTTCGGGCGAGGCCATTGTTTTTTCGGAGCCGTACGTGACCTACCGTGAGCTCTTGACCTGCGAGGAGCCGCTGCTCATGACCGGCGTGGTGGCCAAGCGCGATTCCATGAACGAGGAGAGCGAGGACGGGCCCAAAAAGTCCAAGATCCTGGCCGAGTCCTTCAAGCTGCTCTCGGAGGTGGTCGGGTCGGGCACGGAGCCGGTGGTCCTTTTTGTGCGCGCCAATGGAAAGGATCCCGACTGGATCGGGCTGGGGGAGATCGTCAAGCGGTATCCGGGACAGGCCCCGGTGCAGGTCGATCTTGCTCGCGGGGAATATGTGTGCCGACTGCAATTCGGCCCGGACTTCATGGTTGCGCCGTGTCCGGATTTTTGGCGGGATTTTGAACAGTGGCGGCAGATCTGAAAACGACAGGAGAGGGCATGACACAAGGGCAATGGCGGCTTCGAGTGAGCTCGGATTTCAGCTCTTCGCACCAGCTGCGGCATTACGAGGGCAAGTGCGAGAACATGCACGGCCACAATTTCACGGTGGAGGTCGATGTGGTCGGCGAGAGCCTTGACCCGAAGCTCGGCATCCTCATGGATTTCAAGGCGCTCAAGCGTCTGCTGAAAGAGGTGACCGACGAACTCGATCACCGGCATCTGAACGACCTGCCGGATTTCGCCGAGCAGAATCCCTCTTCCGAGCTGCTGGCCCGCTTTGTGTTTTTGCGCATGAAGGACCTGCTCGTCCCGTACCCGGTCCGCCTGACGGAGGTCATGGTTTCGGAAAAGGCGAGTTCCAGAGCCTATTACTCGGAAGGACAGGGCTGATGCGGGCGGTCCTGCAGCGGGTGCGCTCGGCTTCCGTTTCCGTCAAGGGCCGCACTGTGGGCGAAATTGGACCGGGCATCGCCGTGCTGCTCGGCTTCGGCGGCAATGACGATCCGGGCATGGTCGGCGGGCCTGTCTGGAACAAATTCATGCAGAAGCTCCTTGGCCTGCGGCTTTTTCCTGACGCGGGCGGGCCCATCAACGCGAGCCTGGCCGATCACGGCGGCG
This DNA window, taken from Desulfomicrobium sp. ZS1, encodes the following:
- the queD gene encoding 6-carboxytetrahydropterin synthase QueD, encoding MTQGQWRLRVSSDFSSSHQLRHYEGKCENMHGHNFTVEVDVVGESLDPKLGILMDFKALKRLLKEVTDELDHRHLNDLPDFAEQNPSSELLARFVFLRMKDLLVPYPVRLTEVMVSEKASSRAYYSEGQG